A window from Enterocloster bolteae encodes these proteins:
- a CDS encoding DUF2953 domain-containing protein, whose translation MIHILLVILKIIGIVLLVILGLLLGILLAVLFIPVRYKAEGSYHGQLLLSVCATWFFHILAFRAVYEGEGLVCSLKVLGFRLWHNREKDPARDLEDGLETILGDEEQSLYEELQQDEEHYRKSQEEQAHGGQSVGEQTHGGQSGGEQTRGGRSVEEQAHGSQLHGERAGEQDANRKDSREEEDETGPESGKKGPGIMGKIKGFPGRISQSIRHILEKLKFSFAKICDKLKGIREFVQEKKMWLEDEKNQASLKLLYRQTKRLLVHLWPRKGRCTVTFGFDDPYTTGQVLQAASLIYPFYHRQLFLYPVFDEKILDAEGSLKGRIRLSVILWLVLQVLFDGHTRRMLKGFLK comes from the coding sequence ATGATTCATATTCTGCTCGTGATATTGAAGATAATAGGTATTGTTCTTCTGGTCATCCTGGGGCTGCTGCTTGGCATTCTCCTGGCAGTGCTGTTCATCCCTGTGAGGTATAAGGCAGAGGGAAGCTACCACGGACAGCTGCTGCTGTCGGTCTGCGCCACCTGGTTCTTTCATATCCTGGCATTCAGGGCTGTTTATGAAGGCGAAGGCCTGGTGTGCAGTCTTAAGGTTCTGGGCTTCAGGCTGTGGCACAATCGGGAAAAGGATCCTGCCCGGGATTTGGAAGACGGTCTGGAGACCATACTGGGAGATGAAGAACAGTCCCTGTATGAGGAACTGCAGCAGGATGAGGAGCATTACAGGAAGTCCCAGGAGGAACAGGCCCATGGCGGTCAGTCCGTCGGGGAACAGACCCACGGCGGTCAGTCCGGCGGTGAACAGACCCGTGGCGGCCGGTCCGTTGAAGAACAGGCCCATGGCAGTCAACTCCATGGGGAACGGGCAGGAGAACAGGACGCCAACCGGAAGGATAGCAGGGAAGAGGAAGATGAGACAGGGCCTGAGTCTGGCAAAAAGGGGCCCGGTATCATGGGGAAAATAAAAGGCTTCCCGGGCCGTATCAGTCAGTCAATCAGGCATATACTGGAAAAACTTAAGTTTTCTTTTGCGAAAATCTGTGATAAGCTTAAGGGAATCAGGGAGTTTGTTCAGGAAAAGAAAATGTGGCTGGAGGATGAAAAGAATCAGGCGTCCTTAAAGCTCCTTTACAGGCAGACAAAACGTCTCCTGGTACATCTGTGGCCCAGAAAGGGCAGGTGCACCGTCACCTTCGGGTTTGACGATCCCTATACAACGGGGCAGGTGCTCCAGGCCGCCAGCCTTATTTACCCGTTTTACCACAGGCAGCTTTTTTTGTACCCGGTATTTGATGAGAAAATACTGGACGCAGAGGGAAGCCTGAAAGGAAGAATACGGTTATCCGTAATTCTTTGGCTGGTACTCCAGGTCCTGTTTGACGGACATACCCGCAGGATGCTGAAGGGTTTCTTAAAGTGA